The following are from one region of the Eriocheir sinensis breed Jianghai 21 unplaced genomic scaffold, ASM2467909v1 Scaffold1574, whole genome shotgun sequence genome:
- the LOC126990347 gene encoding vesicle-associated membrane protein 4-like: EKLITSNDDAADEDDFFLRGPSSKKTVRFASDKLKDVRVQIAEVTDVMRDNVGRLLERGDQLDHLQDRSEGLATTSDQFRSSAGRLRRRAWWENMRGRLCIAAVAVLLFLVIFIPVTIKSLSS, translated from the exons GAGAAGCTGATCACCAGCAATGATGACGCAGCTGACGAGGATGACTTCTTCCTCAG GGGTCCGTCCAGCAAGAAGACGGTGCGCTTCGCCTCCGACAAACTGAAAGA TGTGAGGGTGCAGATTGCCGAGGTGACGGACGTGATGCGGGACAATGTGGGTCGCCTACTGGAGCGTGGGGACCAGCTGGACCATCTACAGGACCGCTCTGAGGGCCTGGCCACCACCTCAGACCAGTTCCGCTCATCCGCTGGCCGCCTCCGCCGACGAGCCTGGTGGGAGAACATGCGTGGGCGGTTGTGTATAGCGGCGGTggctgttctcctcttccttgtgatATTCA TTCCTGTTACAATCAAGTCCCTTTCATCATAG